A region of Paenibacillus thiaminolyticus DNA encodes the following proteins:
- a CDS encoding carbohydrate ABC transporter permease: MIRDSIGDRIFIAFIYVFLALLAFSTFYPFWNSLVISFNEGLDTAKGGITFWPREFTLENYRIVFEDSRLMNGFVIAALRTVIGTLSAILATSIFAYGMSKRELMGRKYYMIMCIITMYFGGGLIPTYMLIRSLGLFNSFWVFIIPALISVWNMIIFRTFFQGLPAGLEESAKIDGCGNWGTFFRIVLPLSGPVMATLSLFTAVAHWNEWFVASIYITNEDLLPIQTVLRQILFSNIASEQMANVDMSAIAHMNAAKKITSKALTMATIMVATVPIVCVYPFLQKYFVKGVLIGSLKE; the protein is encoded by the coding sequence ATGATACGAGACAGTATAGGAGACCGCATCTTTATCGCCTTTATCTATGTATTTTTAGCGCTGCTGGCGTTTTCTACTTTTTATCCGTTTTGGAACTCGCTCGTCATTTCCTTCAATGAAGGGTTGGATACCGCGAAGGGCGGGATTACGTTCTGGCCGCGGGAATTCACGCTGGAGAACTACCGCATCGTCTTCGAGGACTCGCGGTTGATGAACGGCTTCGTCATTGCCGCCCTGCGGACGGTCATCGGAACCCTATCCGCGATACTGGCCACATCGATCTTTGCCTACGGCATGTCGAAGCGAGAGCTGATGGGCCGCAAATATTACATGATCATGTGCATTATTACGATGTATTTCGGCGGAGGGCTCATTCCGACCTATATGCTTATCCGCAGCCTTGGCTTGTTCAACTCATTCTGGGTGTTCATTATTCCGGCTCTGATCAGCGTATGGAACATGATTATATTCCGCACGTTCTTCCAGGGGCTCCCGGCAGGCTTGGAGGAATCGGCGAAGATTGATGGCTGCGGCAACTGGGGAACGTTCTTCCGGATTGTGCTGCCCTTATCCGGCCCCGTCATGGCCACGCTGTCGCTGTTCACGGCCGTGGCGCACTGGAACGAATGGTTCGTGGCCAGTATCTATATCACGAATGAAGATCTGCTGCCTATCCAGACGGTGCTGCGCCAAATACTGTTCTCGAATATCGCCTCGGAACAGATGGCCAATGTCGATATGAGCGCGATTGCACATATGAATGCCGCCAAAAAAATTACGTCCAAAGCCTTGACAATGGCGACGATTATGGTTGCGACGGTTCCTATCGTATGCGTCTATCCGTTCCTGCAGAAATACTTCGTCAAGGGCGTATTGATTGGATCGCTGAAAGAGTAG
- a CDS encoding ABC transporter permease, producing MAKASAGLDTESRLNLDKHRKSAFKRFFMQIDIQLMVLPALVFIFIFSYIPMYGVLIAFQDYKMGSNLLNNNWVGFKHFVAFFNAPEFYPVMRNTIVISFLKFIFGFPAPILLALMLNEVRKMFFKRVVQTVTYLPHFLSWVVIGSMVTSLLSVDNGSVNMLLEKLKLIDEPVNFLSMSEYFWTILVTTNVWKEIGFASIVYLAAIAGIDPHLYEAASIDGASRFKQMWLITLPCIMPVVIIFMILAIGNLTSAGFEDILILASNPALREVSDSLDVYVVRVGIDNYRYSYATAIGLFKAVVSVTLLTFANFIARKTGNSLW from the coding sequence ATGGCGAAAGCATCTGCTGGGCTGGACACGGAATCACGCTTGAATCTCGATAAGCATCGTAAAAGCGCGTTTAAACGGTTTTTCATGCAAATAGATATTCAACTGATGGTACTGCCTGCGCTCGTGTTTATCTTTATTTTTTCCTATATTCCCATGTATGGCGTTCTGATCGCTTTTCAGGACTACAAGATGGGTTCGAACTTATTGAACAACAATTGGGTAGGCTTCAAGCACTTTGTCGCATTTTTCAATGCTCCGGAATTTTATCCCGTCATGCGCAACACGATTGTCATCAGCTTTTTAAAGTTTATTTTCGGGTTCCCGGCGCCGATTCTTTTGGCGCTCATGCTGAATGAAGTGCGCAAAATGTTCTTCAAACGGGTGGTACAGACCGTCACGTATTTGCCGCATTTCCTGTCCTGGGTCGTCATCGGGTCGATGGTGACTTCGTTGCTGTCCGTGGACAACGGCAGTGTCAATATGCTGCTCGAGAAATTGAAACTTATCGACGAGCCTGTCAATTTCCTGTCCATGTCGGAATATTTCTGGACGATACTCGTCACGACCAATGTGTGGAAAGAAATTGGATTCGCTTCCATTGTCTATTTGGCGGCGATTGCCGGGATCGATCCTCATTTATATGAGGCGGCCTCCATCGACGGCGCCAGCCGCTTCAAGCAGATGTGGCTGATTACGCTCCCGTGCATTATGCCTGTCGTCATCATTTTTATGATATTGGCTATCGGCAATCTGACGAGTGCCGGCTTCGAAGATATTTTGATTCTGGCCTCCAACCCGGCATTGCGCGAAGTGTCGGATTCACTGGATGTCTACGTGGTTCGGGTCGGTATCGACAACTACAGGTACTCCTATGCGACGGCAATCGGTCTGTTCAAGGCCGTGGTCAGCGTCACGCTGCTTACATTTGCGAACTTCATCGCCAGAAAAACGGGAAATAGCTTGTGGTGA
- a CDS encoding ATP-binding cassette domain-containing protein: MILHTPAQRKGIDIRDMEKDSMRANMSAVFQDFISYQLTARENIAMGQVSKISDGEAILEAADKAGAGEVIRRLPHGIETELGPLFDNGYELSGGQWQKVALSRAFLKDAQVVILDEPTAALDPKA; the protein is encoded by the coding sequence ATGATACTGCATACGCCGGCGCAGCGGAAAGGCATAGACATCCGCGATATGGAGAAGGACAGCATGAGGGCCAATATGTCGGCCGTATTTCAAGATTTCATTAGCTACCAGCTTACGGCACGTGAAAATATCGCCATGGGACAGGTAAGCAAAATAAGTGATGGCGAAGCGATCTTGGAGGCAGCGGACAAAGCAGGTGCGGGCGAAGTGATCCGGCGGCTGCCGCATGGCATTGAGACGGAACTGGGGCCTTTGTTCGACAATGGTTATGAACTATCGGGAGGACAGTGGCAAAAAGTTGCCTTGAGCCGCGCCTTTTTGAAGGATGCGCAAGTTGTTATTTTAGATGAACCGACTGCGGCTCTTGATCCGAAGGCATAA
- a CDS encoding metallophosphoesterase family protein, with product MVAEQSIPRLVFPVISDVHIAPTGEESIHKYEQALRHLNARAPRQDAFVIVGDLTNNGTIAEYERHMNTLRKHKQGGAELLIAIGNHDYWNDLPAKEAQARFLEMTGMEAMYYHRVIQGYHFIILATEDKPTHGYFSLDQIEWLKRQLEEAAADAPERPIFVFLHQHLKDTVYGSEEWGIQENIGELMAALDPYPQVITFSGHSHYPLNDPRSIHQKRFTSVGTASVSYMEVERGKLQGNLPPGHEKFSQGCLVEVYADKVAIRRLDFAHQREIGEAWVVPVPVTPAAFIYTNERDQEPPRFPANAEAHVEAELAAWDSITIVFDQAQDNELVHSYRITLKDAETGAEVTRYLAYSEFYLYPMPEKLQLILAELDPDRTYSIEVRAMDAFGNMSEQALCTHGRTKTVSTLV from the coding sequence ATGGTAGCTGAGCAATCTATCCCCCGTCTCGTCTTCCCGGTGATAAGTGACGTGCATATTGCGCCAACGGGCGAGGAGTCTATCCATAAGTACGAGCAAGCGCTGCGGCACTTGAATGCGCGCGCGCCGCGGCAGGACGCCTTCGTTATCGTGGGCGACCTGACGAATAATGGCACCATTGCGGAATATGAGCGCCATATGAATACGCTTCGCAAGCATAAGCAGGGCGGCGCGGAACTGCTCATTGCGATTGGGAATCATGATTACTGGAACGATCTGCCGGCGAAGGAAGCACAAGCGCGCTTTTTGGAGATGACGGGCATGGAAGCGATGTATTATCACCGCGTCATCCAAGGCTATCATTTTATCATACTGGCGACAGAGGATAAGCCGACCCACGGCTACTTCTCCCTGGACCAGATCGAATGGCTCAAGCGGCAACTGGAGGAAGCGGCCGCCGATGCGCCTGAACGGCCAATCTTTGTCTTCCTGCATCAGCATCTGAAGGATACGGTGTACGGAAGCGAAGAATGGGGCATCCAGGAAAATATCGGCGAACTGATGGCCGCACTGGATCCGTATCCTCAGGTCATTACGTTCTCCGGGCATTCTCATTACCCGTTGAACGATCCGCGCAGCATCCATCAGAAGCGCTTCACATCCGTGGGCACCGCTTCCGTTAGTTATATGGAAGTAGAGCGCGGCAAGCTTCAAGGCAATCTCCCGCCGGGACATGAGAAGTTCAGCCAAGGTTGTCTTGTTGAAGTGTACGCGGACAAGGTTGCGATTAGGCGGCTGGATTTTGCGCATCAGCGAGAGATCGGGGAAGCCTGGGTCGTGCCGGTGCCGGTAACCCCAGCGGCTTTCATCTATACAAATGAGCGCGATCAGGAACCGCCCCGGTTCCCGGCGAATGCGGAAGCTCATGTCGAAGCGGAGCTTGCGGCATGGGATTCGATTACGATCGTCTTCGATCAGGCTCAAGATAATGAACTGGTTCATTCCTACCGGATTACGCTGAAGGATGCAGAGACCGGGGCGGAGGTAACGCGTTACTTAGCTTATTCGGAATTTTATCTTTATCCAATGCCGGAGAAGCTTCAACTAATATTGGCGGAACTGGATCCGGATCGGACCTATTCAATCGAAGTTCGTGCAATGGATGCCTTCGGCAATATGAGTGAACAAGCATTGTGTACGCACGGCAGAACGAAAACGGTGTCAACCCTTGTATGA
- a CDS encoding ABC transporter permease, which produces MNIRQFALKNVFRNKRLYAGYFFSCAFSVMIFFVYSMLALHPALDFSGNGNYGRGAQAGMDVAQYIIYLFTFFFILYSMSSFLKSRKKEFGICIMHGMSDMQLRRLVFTENIVIGLGATVSGIGAGLALSKWLLLMSSSVLTLEQPLSFYFPVKAIAMSGGAFVLLFLIISLFTASILRSSSLIDLLKGSVKPKPEPKASRWLAFLAVFLLALGYGVAFWVKGVLVIFALLPVATVVSIGTYFLFTQLSVYIINRLKTKKLYRRGTNLITLSDLAYRMKDNARMFFLVAIISTVAFTAIGTLVGLKAVFTNMSTSGSPVMRYESHSGNKLEAKHAELIEQSLNKAGISYEAVVFPAKFVEDAKTEKSYQVISVSDYNQLMKTNLGLRDDEAHLFYQVNPMNIEQEKSEETSVALAADKTFAVTANEAMPEEITQNVGGRKVIVLSDAAFQGLPGSERDDMIYTYLIEDWKSTLAVAKQLNKQLGDPDGNYLFGARALMLNDVNQGFGQIYLSGLFIGAVFFVAAGSFLYLRLYSDLDQDTVQYRAISKLGLTEGELSKIVSTQIGLLFFVPIVVAIVHGAVALNSLQNTFSMSLVKESAIVLGSFLAIQIIYFIFIRANYVRKLKKVI; this is translated from the coding sequence ATGAATATTCGCCAGTTCGCGCTTAAAAACGTATTTCGCAACAAACGGTTGTACGCCGGCTATTTTTTCAGCTGCGCGTTCTCCGTCATGATCTTTTTCGTCTATTCGATGCTGGCGCTGCATCCGGCGCTCGATTTCAGCGGCAACGGCAATTACGGCCGAGGCGCGCAAGCGGGGATGGATGTGGCCCAATACATCATCTATCTCTTTACATTTTTCTTCATTTTATATTCGATGAGTTCGTTCCTGAAATCTCGCAAAAAAGAATTCGGCATCTGCATTATGCACGGCATGTCCGATATGCAGCTGAGACGGCTCGTCTTTACGGAAAATATTGTTATCGGCTTAGGCGCAACCGTATCTGGCATCGGAGCGGGACTCGCCCTATCGAAATGGCTGCTCTTGATGAGCTCTTCGGTCCTTACGCTGGAGCAGCCGCTGTCCTTCTACTTCCCGGTGAAGGCGATCGCGATGTCAGGCGGGGCGTTCGTGCTGCTGTTCCTGATCATCTCGCTGTTCACCGCGTCGATTTTGCGCAGCAGCTCGCTTATCGACCTGTTGAAGGGTTCGGTGAAGCCGAAGCCGGAGCCGAAGGCGTCCCGCTGGCTTGCCTTCCTGGCGGTCTTCCTGCTGGCGTTAGGCTACGGCGTTGCATTCTGGGTCAAAGGTGTTCTCGTTATTTTCGCGCTGCTGCCTGTCGCCACGGTCGTAAGTATCGGAACTTACTTCCTGTTCACGCAGCTTAGCGTGTACATCATTAACAGACTAAAGACGAAAAAATTGTATCGCCGCGGCACCAATCTGATTACATTGTCGGACCTGGCCTATCGAATGAAGGACAATGCCCGCATGTTCTTCCTCGTCGCCATTATCTCGACGGTCGCGTTCACGGCAATCGGCACGCTCGTTGGCCTGAAAGCCGTGTTCACCAATATGTCTACATCCGGCTCTCCGGTCATGAGATATGAATCACATTCGGGCAACAAGCTGGAGGCGAAGCATGCCGAGCTGATTGAGCAGTCTCTGAACAAGGCGGGGATAAGCTATGAGGCTGTCGTCTTCCCGGCGAAGTTCGTGGAGGATGCGAAGACGGAGAAGTCCTATCAGGTGATTAGCGTCTCTGATTACAATCAACTGATGAAGACGAATCTGGGCCTGCGTGACGACGAAGCGCATCTATTCTATCAGGTCAATCCGATGAACATTGAGCAGGAGAAAAGCGAGGAGACATCGGTTGCTCTCGCTGCGGACAAGACGTTCGCGGTGACAGCCAACGAAGCGATGCCGGAAGAGATCACCCAGAATGTGGGCGGACGCAAAGTCATCGTCTTGTCCGACGCGGCGTTCCAGGGCTTGCCTGGGTCCGAGAGAGACGACATGATCTATACGTATTTGATCGAGGACTGGAAGTCGACGCTGGCCGTGGCGAAGCAGCTGAACAAGCAATTGGGTGACCCGGACGGCAATTATTTATTCGGCGCCAGAGCGCTGATGCTGAACGATGTGAATCAGGGCTTCGGCCAGATTTATTTGTCCGGACTATTCATCGGCGCCGTATTCTTCGTCGCAGCCGGCAGCTTCCTGTACCTGCGGTTATACTCCGATCTGGATCAGGATACGGTGCAGTATCGCGCCATCAGCAAGCTGGGATTGACGGAAGGGGAACTGTCGAAGATTGTGTCCACCCAGATTGGGTTATTGTTCTTCGTTCCGATTGTCGTCGCTATCGTACACGGCGCGGTCGCGTTGAACTCGCTGCAGAACACGTTCAGCATGAGTCTGGTGAAGGAATCCGCGATTGTCCTTGGCTCGTTCCTGGCGATTCAGATTATCTACTTTATCTTTATCCGCGCGAATTACGTGCGCAAGCTTAAAAAAGTGATCTAA
- a CDS encoding ABC transporter ATP-binding protein, which translates to MLEVRNVSKVYEGKQSYQALTNLNLKVNTGEFVGVMGPSGSGKTTLMNVVSTIDKPTSGEVYVGNEQMNKLSKRKLALFRRRELGFVFQDFNLLQTLTVKENIIFPLALDGIGIKEQDARVHAIAEKLGITSILNKRTYEISGGQCQRTAIARAVIHQPRLILADEPTGNLDSKSAQDVLQTLERLNKEEGVTMMMVTHDAQAASYCDRVIFIKDGTLYQELHKTGSRQIFFQGIMEILSSIGGTQDEYSPVRA; encoded by the coding sequence ATGCTGGAAGTACGGAACGTATCCAAAGTATATGAAGGGAAGCAGTCTTATCAGGCGCTGACCAATTTGAATCTGAAGGTGAACACGGGTGAATTCGTCGGCGTGATGGGGCCGTCCGGCAGCGGCAAGACGACCCTGATGAATGTCGTCTCCACGATAGACAAGCCGACCTCCGGCGAAGTCTATGTCGGCAACGAGCAGATGAACAAGCTGAGCAAGCGGAAGCTGGCGCTGTTCCGCCGGCGCGAGCTTGGCTTCGTCTTCCAGGATTTCAACCTGCTGCAGACGCTGACGGTCAAGGAGAACATTATTTTCCCGCTCGCCCTGGACGGCATCGGCATCAAGGAGCAGGATGCACGGGTACATGCGATTGCCGAGAAGCTGGGGATTACTAGCATCCTCAATAAGCGGACCTACGAGATTTCCGGGGGACAATGCCAGCGCACAGCGATCGCGCGGGCGGTCATTCACCAGCCGAGGCTGATTCTGGCCGATGAGCCGACAGGGAACCTCGACTCCAAATCCGCCCAGGACGTGCTGCAGACGCTGGAAAGATTGAACAAGGAAGAAGGCGTGACGATGATGATGGTTACGCATGACGCGCAGGCGGCGAGCTACTGCGACCGGGTCATCTTCATCAAGGACGGCACGCTGTATCAGGAACTGCACAAGACGGGAAGCCGCCAGATCTTTTTCCAAGGCATCATGGAAATCTTGTCGTCAATAGGAGGCACGCAGGATGAATATTCGCCAGTTCGCGCTTAA
- a CDS encoding HelD family protein, with translation MTDTFQSAYQEEQHHLDATLRDIRKQYEALRQIPVYTGDDFTEQVLEDAREQRRQRLQRAAREPYFGRLDVREGSREQVLPLYIGKQGVDASERREQQASKPGADPYPLVIDWRAPVASLFYSFTGGLEPAAYDAPEGTLTAEVHLKRNLVIRNEQLLRVVDTFDREQGEESVTDEFLVYRLGENKDNKLRDIVSTIQSEQDAIIRAPKNKALFIQGVAGSGKTTVALHRLAYLLYQYQDQIHAERMIIFAPNRMFLDYIGEVLPELGVGNIQQRTFADWALELTGLEERVQLASPMDEIEQWYGSLAERPLDSSGSPGRFKGSLEWMRLLDEFVQHWVERAIPEEDFVPWDGSLLPHATIAHWFQQEYRSYEPAKRLERVSARMQRWLEMELKQELSKSRLQEKKRKGSAKLKSYLKRWSKAEVMEVYKQLLQDDAYAGHLPASVRKQTLAGLKRGIVKQEDVATLVCLHLLLHGVTSAQRFDHIVIDEAQDFSPLQVALLDRLAKSHSFTILGDLSQGIHAYAGIEDWQEMRDAFAGEDTAYHALTRSYRSTMEIIHFANAILKRGVKKTMLAEPVFRSGNKVRIRYEAPEQAASWVASELDRHRKQGYQTTAILTRTTEEAREWHERLRALGTAAHLIDGRQQQYSGGISVLPVYLSKGLEFDAVILLHANDTHYGMSPLEARLMYVGCTRALHQLTLCVDGAISPLLPQSDDEWTVHEHS, from the coding sequence GTGACTGACACGTTTCAAAGTGCCTATCAAGAAGAGCAGCACCATCTTGATGCGACACTCCGGGATATCCGGAAGCAGTATGAAGCACTGCGGCAAATTCCCGTCTATACGGGAGATGATTTTACCGAGCAAGTGTTGGAAGATGCTCGCGAGCAGCGCCGGCAGCGTCTGCAGCGGGCGGCGAGAGAGCCGTATTTCGGCCGCCTCGATGTCCGGGAAGGAAGCCGCGAACAGGTACTCCCGCTCTACATCGGGAAGCAGGGGGTCGATGCCAGCGAGAGGCGGGAGCAGCAAGCCTCCAAGCCGGGCGCGGATCCTTACCCGCTCGTCATCGATTGGCGCGCTCCCGTCGCCAGCCTGTTCTACTCCTTCACGGGCGGATTGGAGCCCGCCGCCTACGACGCGCCAGAGGGGACGCTGACAGCGGAGGTCCACTTGAAGCGGAACCTCGTGATCCGCAATGAGCAGCTTCTGCGGGTGGTCGATACGTTCGACCGCGAGCAGGGAGAAGAGAGCGTGACCGACGAATTCCTCGTCTATCGCTTGGGCGAGAACAAGGACAACAAGCTGCGCGACATTGTCTCGACCATCCAATCGGAGCAGGATGCGATCATCCGCGCGCCGAAGAACAAGGCGCTGTTCATCCAAGGGGTCGCCGGCAGCGGCAAGACGACCGTCGCACTGCATCGCCTCGCCTACTTGCTCTATCAATATCAAGATCAGATTCATGCCGAGCGCATGATTATTTTTGCGCCGAACCGCATGTTCCTTGACTATATCGGGGAAGTGCTGCCCGAGCTGGGCGTCGGCAATATCCAGCAGCGCACCTTCGCCGATTGGGCGCTGGAGCTGACCGGGCTGGAGGAGCGCGTACAGCTCGCCTCGCCGATGGACGAGATCGAGCAATGGTACGGCTCCCTCGCGGAGCGGCCGCTCGATAGCAGCGGCAGCCCGGGACGCTTCAAGGGCTCGCTGGAATGGATGCGGCTGCTGGACGAGTTCGTCCAGCATTGGGTGGAGCGTGCTATACCGGAGGAAGATTTCGTCCCTTGGGACGGCAGCTTGCTGCCGCACGCGACGATCGCGCACTGGTTCCAGCAGGAATACCGCTCCTATGAGCCAGCCAAGCGGCTGGAGCGCGTGTCCGCCCGCATGCAGCGCTGGCTGGAGATGGAGCTGAAGCAGGAGCTGAGCAAGTCCCGCCTGCAGGAGAAGAAGCGCAAAGGCTCCGCCAAATTAAAATCGTATCTGAAGCGCTGGTCCAAAGCCGAGGTTATGGAAGTCTACAAGCAGCTGCTGCAGGACGATGCCTATGCCGGGCACCTCCCGGCATCCGTAAGGAAGCAGACGTTGGCGGGCTTGAAGCGCGGCATCGTGAAGCAGGAGGATGTGGCCACCCTCGTCTGCCTGCACCTGCTGCTTCATGGCGTAACCTCCGCCCAGCGGTTCGATCACATCGTCATCGACGAAGCGCAGGACTTCTCCCCGCTTCAAGTCGCCCTGCTCGATCGGCTCGCGAAGAGCCACTCGTTCACGATATTGGGCGACCTGTCGCAAGGCATTCATGCCTATGCCGGCATCGAAGACTGGCAGGAGATGCGCGACGCCTTCGCCGGCGAAGACACGGCATATCACGCCTTGACGCGAAGCTACCGTTCGACGATGGAGATTATCCACTTCGCCAACGCGATCCTGAAGCGCGGCGTGAAGAAGACCATGCTCGCCGAGCCGGTATTCCGCAGCGGGAACAAGGTCCGCATACGCTACGAAGCCCCTGAGCAGGCCGCTTCCTGGGTCGCCAGCGAACTGGATCGCCACCGGAAGCAGGGCTATCAGACGACGGCCATTCTGACCCGCACGACAGAGGAAGCGCGCGAATGGCATGAGAGGCTCCGAGCGCTGGGCACCGCAGCGCATCTCATCGACGGCCGGCAGCAGCAATATTCGGGCGGCATCTCGGTCCTTCCGGTCTATCTGTCGAAAGGGCTTGAGTTCGACGCCGTCATTCTGCTCCATGCCAATGACACGCATTACGGCATGAGCCCGCTGGAAGCGCGGCTGATGTATGTCGGCTGCACGCGCGCGCTTCATCAGCTGACCCTGTGCGTAGACGGCGCCATCAGCCCGCTGCTCCCGCAGTCAGATGATGAATGGACCGTGCACGAGCATTCATAA
- a CDS encoding sensor histidine kinase translates to MAANTFGKERLTLIDSILSQEFKGLLYIMSACLMFLLITPQFMFANYRRKMLFIGILLVLTYFYIRYEKIHPFVYGIHLTPISLTLAALFEGFLPGIVTWLAFNVITVLLLGENVLATAVGSTLLLVMGLFFHYRHMLQSTYWQICLLAVTLTTTYLLGYLLCFTQWEHLTGIDAGVAVVGTYLSAMYVSYIYHHVKNQEKMREELFRAEKYQVVGQLAASISHEIRNPLTTSQGFLQLMKKENLTPGQFENYHRHAVAGIEQANAIITDYLNYAKPVVELAQPLHVQKEVDDVVAMIAPLCALSEVKVNTQHLTKCPRYVSGESKKLQQCLLNIMKNAVESMPSGGELTVTTWSDNEGVHIHIKDTGVGMSESQIKRIGMPFYTTKEKGTGLGLMVVIGLMKAMNGKVSYYSRPDEGTTCVLQFKQVRLFR, encoded by the coding sequence ATGGCAGCTAATACGTTCGGAAAGGAACGGTTAACTTTGATCGATTCGATACTATCCCAGGAATTCAAGGGACTGCTGTATATTATGTCCGCCTGTCTGATGTTCTTGCTGATCACGCCGCAGTTCATGTTCGCCAATTACCGGAGAAAGATGCTGTTCATCGGCATCCTTCTGGTGCTGACGTATTTCTATATTCGCTATGAAAAGATACATCCGTTCGTGTACGGCATTCATCTGACGCCGATCTCGCTGACGCTGGCGGCGCTGTTCGAAGGTTTTTTGCCCGGGATCGTCACCTGGCTTGCCTTCAATGTGATCACCGTGCTGCTGCTGGGCGAGAATGTGCTGGCGACCGCTGTCGGCTCGACGCTGCTGCTCGTGATGGGCCTTTTTTTCCATTACCGGCATATGCTTCAGAGCACCTATTGGCAGATTTGCCTGCTGGCCGTCACCTTGACGACGACCTATTTGCTTGGGTATTTGCTATGCTTCACCCAGTGGGAGCATCTGACTGGCATCGATGCGGGAGTGGCGGTGGTCGGCACGTATTTGTCGGCGATGTACGTCAGTTATATTTATCATCATGTCAAAAACCAGGAAAAAATGCGGGAGGAGCTGTTCCGCGCCGAGAAGTATCAGGTCGTAGGGCAGCTGGCCGCATCCATCTCCCATGAGATTCGCAACCCTCTTACCACATCCCAAGGCTTTCTCCAACTGATGAAGAAGGAGAATCTCACCCCCGGGCAATTCGAGAACTATCACCGCCATGCCGTAGCGGGAATCGAGCAGGCCAATGCAATCATCACCGATTATTTGAACTATGCCAAGCCTGTCGTCGAGCTGGCACAGCCGCTTCACGTTCAGAAGGAGGTGGATGATGTCGTCGCCATGATCGCGCCGCTGTGCGCCTTGTCCGAGGTGAAGGTGAACACCCAGCATCTGACCAAATGTCCGCGTTACGTGTCGGGGGAGTCGAAGAAGCTGCAGCAATGCCTGTTGAACATTATGAAGAACGCCGTTGAATCGATGCCAAGCGGCGGCGAACTGACCGTGACGACATGGTCCGACAACGAAGGCGTCCATATCCATATCAAGGATACTGGGGTCGGCATGAGCGAGAGTCAGATCAAGCGCATCGGCATGCCGTTCTACACGACGAAGGAGAAGGGGACCGGCTTGGGCCTGATGGTCGTCATCGGATTGATGAAGGCGATGAACGGCAAGGTCTCCTATTACAGCCGGCCGGACGAAGGGACGACCTGCGTGCTGCAATTCAAGCAGGTGCGGCTGTTCCGGTAG